Proteins found in one Anopheles aquasalis chromosome 3, idAnoAquaMG_Q_19, whole genome shotgun sequence genomic segment:
- the LOC126577988 gene encoding transient receptor potential cation channel trpm isoform X5, whose product MLHSHRQFHSDCWPTRGVKKQGKLGWGLRKICWGLINITVPRRAARSWIEATFQKRECIKFIPNPKNEEICCCGQERRTHQFVPGIDPGVSGDLWTPTKHTRPQPTDAYGTIEFQGGAHPTKAQYVRLSYDTRPELLVQLFTREWNLELPKLLITVQGGKANFELQPKLKKVLRKGLLKAAKTTGAWIFTGGTNTGVTKQVGDALLLEGQQRSGRVVSIGIAPWGIVERNHELLGHNRDVPCHSISSPRSKLAVLNNRHAYFLLVDDGSQGRYGAELILRRKLEKYISNQKLQPFTHSSTPVVCLVIEGGTNTIRAVLEYVTDNPPVPVVVCDGSGRAADLIAFVHKYASDNGEQGVLESMHEYLVRKIKETFEVSAEQAERLYQELLLCTKNKNLITVFRIQDRPEGNTQELDQTILTALFKSQHLSPPEQLSLALTWNRVDIARTEIFVYGQEWPLGALDEAMMQALEHDRIDFVKLLLENGVSMRKFLTIPRLEELYNTKHGPANTLGYILRDVRPHIPKGYVYTLHDIGLVINKLMGGAYRSYYTRRKFRPIYAKVMNSYVNTHRKPSTFQRSAGINSMSLVAGLVPVTADMALFEFPFNELLIWAVLTKRQQMALLMWTHGEEALAKSLVACKLYKAMAHEAADDDLDTEIYEELRSYAKEFESKGLKLLDFCYRQDAERAQRLLTCELQSWSSQSCLSLAVAANHRAILAHPCSQIILADLWMGGLRTRKNTNLKVILGLLVPPFIKKLDFKSKEELQQMPQTEEEHLENQYLDYEDRDKKDPDAEKALITAAQSAKSAGESTTPPPQALLSDAYSMKDTKVQENGKVSLTESENTQYKEYDNDVRQQRPLKMKKKIYEFYTAPITKFWADSMAYVLFLVLFTYTVLVRMAEMPSWQEYYAIAYITTLGCEKIREIVSSEPVAISHKFSVWAWNMWNPCDAAAIIFFLIGLALRLRPYTMDIGRVIYCVDSIYWYLRILNILGVNKYLGPLVTMMGKMVKNMIYFVVLLLVVLMSFGVSRQAILFPNNDASWRLVRDVYYQPYFMLYGEVFADDIDPPCGEDPSQPACVTGHWVTPIAMSMYLLIANILLINLLIAVFNNIFIEVNAVSHQVWMFQRFTVVMEYQQKPVLPPPLIAFCHFYSLLRYAIRKAKGLKESRDNGLKLFLEKEDMERLYDFEEECVEGYFREQEILLHQSTEERIKNTDERVEHMAQKIEDINQKENIQTGAVQNIEFRLRKVEESAEQILSHLAVIHRFMSAHTLMQDPMQGSTSNVSANLAIGGSTVAVMGDQRARTISETDSCQIPGVTQRKKFNRSLTEVRPDAYIFDDGMHFEVRPVPEENENDRSPEKLPTDFGSRDRKLSIRSEDSELFPNTAMPKGLSPQESTGGVVKSSPPAVSPPFLNIRQDTASTESKDTLTPLDGADERTLVGEESVDELVDATSYEGLRQRTGRRRNSSMCGPGPGAVSAGASRDGPGLVGASGRRNSESASGGGLDINRSQTSLYQHGFSKRQHSITQSEPDSGNEQPVQRPTPKGRHLLLQIHTEYTSITDELESVCHMIASPTSSLREPELSNPQFAVMIEKKHLKECEDRDYKMMEALLQTRCSMDDSDDYFEDSAAEEHGPRKMLRRETAIELPVTPSKSNIVSLADSSQGNEDFALKNERAPLSNRNSLRDSKNSPLSMSSQNSPRNSQYMQAAYLNPSAFDAASRLYKKSCESLQKNSSTDTEYSLQPYRFIKQSSNETNSSFNIDNSSLTNDLSIDGETSLNSTVIEMVSGSTINVPATVATTSVATPGAPDADRGAGFQTKRTSSYGSAPQPAEPRGAGCLKKQFSIEKAGGTGERSVSISEGSERVGPVVSGLVVPAKPPRTTRFSDSLSLMGTKSVLSLLKESSSTSTEDTQNEHREAATIPCISTNLVQDEIAKLSSNIKSSTDEDTEPPINETMC is encoded by the exons CGTGCCGCTCGCAGCTGGATCGAGGCAACGTTTCAAAAGCGCGAATGCATCAAGTTTATACCGAAcccgaaaaatgaagaaat ATGCTGCTGTGGTCAGGAGCGACGCACCCACCAGTTCGTGCCGGGCATCGACCCGGGCGTTAGTGGAGATCTTTGGACACCGACGAAACACACGCGCCCGCAGCCCACCGACGCCTATGGTACGATTGAGTTCCAGGGCGGTGCACATCCCACGAAGGCACAG TATGTCCGCCTTTCGTACGATACTCGgccggagctgctggtgcaactGTTCACGCGTGAATGGAACCTCGAGCTACCGAAGCTGCTCATCACGGTGCAAGGTGGCAAGGCGAACTTCGAACTGCAGCCCAAGTTGAAAAAG GTGCTTCGGAAGGGTCTTCTGAAGGCGGCCAAAACGACGGGCGCATGGATATTTACTGGCGGTACCAACACGG GCGTCACGAAGCAGGTTggtgatgcgctgctgctggagggccAACAACGGTCGGGGCGCGTCGTGAGCATCGGTATCGCGCCGTGGGGCATCGTTGAGCGTAACCACGAACTACTCGGGCACAATCGGGACGTTCCGTGCCACAGCATCAGTTCGCCAAG ATCCAAGCTGGCGGTGCTGAACAACAGGCACGCTTACTTTCTGCTCGTTGACGACGGATCGCAGGGACGCTACGGTGCGGAGCTGATCCTTCGGCGGAAGCTAGAGAAATACATATCGAATCAGAAACTGCAACCCT TTACTCACTCGAGCACCCCGGTAGTATGCTTGGTAATTGAGGGTGGTACAAACACAATCAGAGCTGTGCTAGAGTACGTCACCGATAacccaccggtaccggtagtAGTATGTGATGGATCAGGCCGGGCCGCTGATCTTATAGCGTTTGTACATAA GTATGCCTCGGACAATGGTGAGCAGGGTGTGCTGGAGTCGATGCACGAGTATCTGGTGCGGAAGATAAAGGAAACGTTCGAGGTGAGCGCCGAACAGGCGGAACGGTTGTAtcaggagctgctgctgtgcaccaAGAATAAGAACCTG ATAACGGTGTTTCGCATACAGGATCGACCGGAGGGCAACACTCAGGAACTGGACCAAACGATTTTAACTGCACTTTTTAAATCACAGCACCTCAGTCCACCGGAGCAGCTCAGCCTGGCGCTCACGTGGAACCGGGTCGATATTGCCCGCACGGAAATCTTCGTCTATGGCCAGGAGTGGCCCCTCGGTGCCCTGGACGAGGCGATGATGCAGGCGCTCGAGCACGACCGTATCGATTtcgtgaagctgctgctcgagaatGGCGTATCGATGCGCAAGTTCCTCACGATACCACGGCTAGAGGAGCTGTACAATACGAAGCACGGACCGGCCAACACGCTCGGGTACATCCTGCGTGACGTGCGGCCCCACATCCCGAAGGGATACGTCTACACGCTCCACGACATCGGGCTGGTGATCAACAAGCTGATGGGTGGTGCGTACCGGTCGTACTACACGCGGCGAAAATTTCGCCCAATCTACGCCAAGGTGATGAACAGCTACGTCAACACGCACCGGAAACCGTCCACCTTTCAGCGGTCGGCCGGCATCAACTCGATGAGCCTGGTGGCCGGTCTGGTCCCGGTGACGGCCGATATGGCGCTGTTCGAGTTTCCGTTCAACGAGCTGCTCATCTGGGCCGTGCTGACCAAGCGGCAGCAGATGGCGCTGCTCATGTGGACGCACGGCGAGGAAGCGCTCGCCAAGTCGCTGGTCGCCTGCAAGCTGTACAAAGCGATGGCACACGAGGCCGCCGACGATGATCTGGATACGGAGATCTACGAGGAGCTGCGCAGCTACGCGAAGGAGTTTGAGAGCAAAGGACTGAAACTGTTGGATTTCTGCTACCGGCAGGATGCGGAGCGGGCACAACGTTTGCTGACCTGCGAGCTGCAGTCGTGGTCGAGCCAGAGCTGCCtgtcgctggcggtggcggccaacCACCGGGCCATCTTGGCCCATCCCTGCAGCCAGATCATACTGGCCGATCTGTGGATGGGTGGACTGCGGACGAGAAAGAACACAAACTTGAAA GTTATATTGGGATTACTGGTGCCACCGTTTATCAAAAAGCTAGACTTTAAATCGAAGGAAGAGCTACAGCAGATGCCCCAGACCGAGGAGGAACATCTCGAGAATCAGTACTTGGACTACGAGGATCGGGACAAGAAGGACCCGGACGCCGAG AAAGCCCTTATTACCGCTGCGCAAAGTGCAAAATCAGCGGGTGAAAGTACGACTCCACCGCCACAG GCGCTTCTGTCTGATGCGTACTCAATGAAAGATACCAAAGTgcaggaaaacggaaaa GTTTCGCTAACAGAGTCCGAGAATACACAATACAAGGAGTACGACAACGATGTGCGTCAGCAACGACCactgaagatgaagaagaaaatctaCGAATTCTACACTGCTCCCATTACAAAGTTTTGGGCTGATTCG ATGGCGTACGTGCTGTTCCTGGTACTTTTCACGTACACGGTGCTTGTTCGGATGGCGGAAATGCCAAGCTGGCAGGAGTACTACGCAATCGCTTACATCACTACGCTTGGTTGCGAGAAGATACGCGAGATAGTTTCGTCGGAACCGGTGGCAATATC GCACAAGTTTTCCGTGTGGGCCTGGAACATGTGGAACCCGTGTGATGCGGCGGCAATAATCTTTTTCCTCATCGGTCTCGCTCTCCGACTCCGGCCATATACGATGGACATCGGACGAGTGATCTACTGCGTGGACAGCATCTACTGGTACTTGCGCATACTGAACATTCTAGGTGTAAACAAATATTTGG GACCactggtgacgatgatgggcaaaatggtgaaaaacatgatttacttcgtggtgctgttgctggtcgtGTTAATGAGCTTCGGTGTTAGCCGGCAAGCAATACTGTTCCCCAACAATGATGCAAGCTGGCGACTAGTGCGAGACGTTTACTATCAGCCGTACTTCATGTTGTACGGAGAGGTGTTTGCGGACGACATTGATCCACCGTGCGGAGAAGATCCATCGCAACCGGCGTGCGTCACGG GTCACTGGGTAACGCCGATCGCAATGTCGATGTACTTGTTGATTGCGAACATTCTACTGATCAATCTGTTGATTGCCGTGTTCAACAACATCTTCATCGAGGTAAACGCCGTATCGCACCAGGTGTGGATGTTCCAGCGGTtcacggtggtgatggagtaTCAGCAGAAGCCCGTACTACCGCCACCCCTGATAGCGTTCTGCCATTTCTACTCGCTCTTGCGCTACGCGATCCGCAAAGCGAAAGGGCTGAAGGAATCGCGCGACAACGGGTTGAAGCTGTTCCTGGAAAAGGAGGACATGGAGCGGTTGTACGACTTCGAGGAGGAGTGCGTCGAAGGTTACTTCCGCGAGCAAGAgatcctgctgcaccagtCGACCGAGGAGCGGATAAAAAATACGGACGAGCGCGTTGAGCATATGGCGCAGAAGATTGAGGATATTAACCAGAAGGAAAACATCCAGACGGGCGCCGTACAGAATATCGAGTTTCGGCTGCGGAAGGTGGAGGAGTCGGCCGAGCAGATACTTTCGCATCTGGCTGTGATACATCGCTTCATGTCCGCCCATACGCTCATGCAGGACCCGATGCAAGGATCTACGAGCAACGTGAGCGCAAATTTGGCGATCGGTGGCAGCACGGTGgccgtgatgggtgatcagcGGGCACGCACGATCTCGGAAACGGATAGCTGTCAGATACCGGGCGTGACGCAGCGCAAAAAGTTTAACCGCTCGCTGACGGAGGTGCGCCCTGATGCCTACATCTTCGACGATGGCATGCACTTTGAGGTACGGCCCGTACccgaagagaacgaaaatgATCGTTCACCGGAAAAG cttccgACGGATTTCGGGAGTCGGGATCGTAAGCTATCGATCCGGTCGGAAGATTCGGAGCTGTTTCCCAATACCGCGATGCCAAAAGGCCTCTCACCACAAGAATCAACGGGGGGTGTCGTAAAATCATCGCCCCCGGCAGTATCGCCACCATTTCTGAACATACGACAGGATACGGCCAGTACCGAAAGCAAGGACACGCTCACACCGTTGGATGGAGCCGACGAACGGACGCTCGTTGGTGAGGAATCCGTTGACGAGTTGGTCGACGCTACGAGCTACGAGGGTTTGCGGCAGCGGACCGGACGTCGGCGTAACTCATCGATGTGTGGACCAGGCCCTGGGGCCGTATCTGCCGGTGCTTCTCGGGATGGGCCGGGCTTGGTTGGCGCTAGTGGACGGCGAAACTCGGAGAGTGCTTCTGGCGGTGGGCTCGATATTAACCGTTCGCAGACGAGTCTTTATCAGCATGGGTTTTCGAAGCGACAGCACAGCATTACCCAGTCGGAGCCGGACAGTGGCAATGAACAAC CTGTTCAACGTCCTACACCGAAGGGACGGCATCTGTTGCTGCAGATACACACGGAATACACGTCCATCACGGACGAGCTGGAAAGTGTTTGTCACATGATTGCATCGCCAACGAGTTCGCTTAGAG AGCCGGAACTGTCTAACCCACAATTTGCCGTGATGATTGAAAAGAAGCATCTGAAAGAGTGCGAAGATCGGGATTACAAGATGATGGAAGCCCTGCTGCAAACGCGCTGCTCCATGGATGACAGTGACGATTACTTTGAAGACTCGGCGGCAGAAGAGCATGGACCGAGGAAAATGCTTCGACGCGAAACGGCTATCGAGCTGCCCGTGACACCGTCCAAATCGAACATCGTGTCGCTGGCGGACAGTAGCCAGGGAAATGAAGATTTTGCGCTGAAAAACGAACGGGCACCCCTATCGAACAGGAACTCGTTGCGCGACTCCAAGAACTCACCGCTGTCCATGTCCAGCCAGAATTCACCGCGGAACTCGCAGTATATGCAAGCGGCATACCTAAATCCTTCCGCGTTCGATGCGGCCAGCCGGCTGTACAAGAAGTCGTGCGAAAGTTTACAGAAGAACTCCAGCACCGATACCGAGTACTCGCTGCAACCGTATCGCTTCATCAAGCAGAGttcgaacgaaacaaacagtTCGTTCAACATCGACAACTCCTCCCTCACGAACGATCTGTCGATCGACGGTGAGACGAGCCTCAACTCGACCGTCATCGAAATGGTTTCAGGCTCGACGATAAACGTTCCAGCGACGGTAGCGACCACGTCGGTAGCGACGCCCGGGGCACCGGATGCTGATCGTGGCGCAGGtttccaaaccaaacgcaCCTCATCTTATGGTAGCGCGCCGCAGCCAGCGGAACCGCGTGGCGCTGGGTGTTTGAAGAAACAGTTTAGCATAGAGAAGGCAGGTGGAACCGGGGAACGGTCTGTGTCGATTTCGGAAGGCTCGGAGCGAGTTGGCCCGGTTGTGTCGGGTTTGGTAGTGCCGGCCAAGCCACCTCGCACGACTCGGTTTAGTGATAGTTTGAGCTTGATGGGGACGAAAAGTGTATTAAGTCTGCTGAAGGAGAGCAGCTCCACCAGTACGGAGGACACGCAGAATGAGCATCGCGAAGCAGCTACCATACCGTGCATAAGCACAAACCTGGTGCAGGACGAAATTGCCAAGCTGTCGTCCAACATCAAGAGCAGCACGGACGAGGACACCGAGCCACCCATCAATGAGACCATGTGCTGA